Part of the Pseudodesulfovibrio mercurii genome is shown below.
TCTGGTTACTTCTTGTTCTTCTTGCCTTTCTTACCGCCCCCGTAGAGCACATCCACGGTTCCCTCGATCTCGCCGTCCGTGATCAGGACGGACAGACCCTTGCGGCTCAAAATTTGTCGCGGGCTCTCCCCGGCCGAGGCGGCCAGCAGGACGAAACAGTCGTGCAGGGTCTCGGACAGGTCCTCCCAGCGCTGGGCCCCGGTACCGGGCTCAGGCAGGTCGCGCATGCCCAGCAGGCAGGCCAGGCCGTCGCCGCGCGGGCCGTAGATCATGGCCTTGATGGCGTGGCCCAGGTGCAGGTCCACCTCCATGCCGTTGGAGCTGACCACGGCCACGTTGGGCCGTTCCCTGGTGGGCTTGGGCAGGATCGAGACCTTGGCGTCGGTCTTGCCCGGCGTTTCCAGGCCGACCAGGTCCTGGCCGCACTCGTCGAAGCCGGGCATGATGTCGATGTGCCGGGCCGCGCGGTCGCGGATCTCGGCCAGCAGCTCCATGTCCGTGGCCGCGGGCGCGTCCTCCACGCCCTCCTCGGGGTGGTAGGGGACCACGGCCATGATGTCCGCGCCGAGCCCGGCCATGGTTGAGGCGATCTTCTCCACGTGCCCGGCGTTGTAGCCGGGGTACACGGTGGTGTTGATCTTGACGGTCAGACCGGCGCGCTTGAAGGCGGTCACGGCCCGGGCCTGGTCCGTGATGAGCAGCTCCACGGCCTCCTTGAGGGGCAGGGTGTGCCGCGCGGGCCTGACCCAGGCGTAGAGCTTCTCC
Proteins encoded:
- a CDS encoding radical SAM protein, whose translation is MSKTTAEGYASHPCFGMTSRKTVGRLHLPVAPRANARIRFSGSNGSKPAMMPEEALNWLDHVVEQGKPIGIVGITGPGDPLTAPDLTLRTLRLVRDKYPDLSLCLTTLGMNGAEYAEELADLGVAHVTVLVDAVDPEVAEKLYAWVRPARHTLPLKEAVELLITDQARAVTAFKRAGLTVKINTTVYPGYNAGHVEKIASTMAGLGADIMAVVPYHPEEGVEDAPAATDMELLAEIRDRAARHIDIMPGFDECGQDLVGLETPGKTDAKVSILPKPTRERPNVAVVSSNGMEVDLHLGHAIKAMIYGPRGDGLACLLGMRDLPEPGTGAQRWEDLSETLHDCFVLLAASAGESPRQILSRKGLSVLITDGEIEGTVDVLYGGGKKGKKNKK